In Bacillus thuringiensis, the DNA window ACTGAATATTATCGAATCATAAATGAAGAAATAAAAGAGAGATTAGGGGGGTTACATTCAGCAAAATGTATGATTTATAGTGTGGACTTTGAAGAGATTGAACGATTCCAGTCTAGCGGAGATTGGAATGGAGCAGGAGAAGTATTAGGGAATGCAGCATATTCGTTACAGAGTGGGGGAGCAGAGTTTATAATTATTTGCACAAATACAATGCACAAAGTAGTTGAGAAAATAAAGGAAAATATTCATATTCCAGTCTTACATATCGCTGATGCAACTGCGAAAGAAATTAAAAGGAAAGATATTCAAAAGGTTGGTTTACTTGGAACTAAATATACAATGGAGCAAGACTTTTATAAATTACGCATAGAAGAGAATCATATAAAAGTAATGGTTCCATCAGAAAAAGCTA includes these proteins:
- a CDS encoding aspartate/glutamate racemase family protein, which gives rise to MKTIGLIGGMSWESTTEYYRIINEEIKERLGGLHSAKCMIYSVDFEEIERFQSSGDWNGAGEVLGNAAYSLQSGGAEFIIICTNTMHKVVEKIKENIHIPVLHIADATAKEIKRKDIQKVGLLGTKYTMEQDFYKLRIEENHIKVMVPSEKARDKINEVIYTELCLGKITSQSREYYKRVVEELVQQGAQGIILGCTEIGLLIKQEDVCIPIFDTTHIHAVEAVNFALRNRI